From one Catharus ustulatus isolate bCatUst1 chromosome 1, bCatUst1.pri.v2, whole genome shotgun sequence genomic stretch:
- the CCK gene encoding cholecystokinin, translating into MYSGLCICVFLAVLSVSSFGQQTLGSHNGNPLPAELEQSLTEHQRHSRAPSSAGSLKSLPRLDASSDQRANIGALLAKYLQQARKGSTGRFSVMGNRVQSIDPTHRINDRDYMGWMDFGRRSAEEYEYSS; encoded by the exons ATGTACAGCGGGCTATGCATCTGTGTGTTCCTTGCCGTGCTCTCGGTGAGCTCCTTCGGACAGCAAACTCTGGGCTCGCACAATGGGAATCCTCTGcctgctgagctggagcagagcctgacagAACATCAGAGGCACTCCCGCGCTCCGTCGTCTGCCGGATCCCTGAAATCCCTGCCGCGGCTGGATGCCAGCAGCGACCAAAGAGCCAACATCGGTGCCTTGCTGGCCAAGTACCTCCAGCAAGCCAGAAAAG GTTCAACTGGAAGATTCTCAGTTATGGGAAACAGGGTACAGAGCATTGATCCTACTCACAGGATAAATGACAGAGACTACATGGGCTGGATGGATTTTGGACGCCGCAGTGCTGAAGAATATGAGTATTCTTCCTGA